One region of Sulfuriroseicoccus oceanibius genomic DNA includes:
- a CDS encoding NUDIX domain-containing protein, whose amino-acid sequence MPEAPDSPWTIHSAETKYDNPWIKVVEHQVTNPAGNPGIYGVVEFKNTAVAVIPVDDEGHTWLVGQYRFPTKTYEWEVPEGGAPIGESTIACAARELKEEVGLSAIHYQPILEMQLSNCVSTELTASFVATGITHGEAEPEETEQLAVRRLPLRDAFEMVHRGDICDAMSVASLLRLELMLARGEIELAGV is encoded by the coding sequence ATGCCCGAAGCCCCCGACTCCCCCTGGACCATCCACTCCGCCGAGACCAAGTACGACAACCCATGGATCAAGGTGGTGGAACACCAAGTCACCAACCCTGCCGGCAATCCCGGCATCTACGGCGTCGTCGAGTTCAAGAACACCGCGGTCGCCGTGATCCCAGTCGATGACGAGGGGCACACCTGGCTCGTAGGTCAGTACCGGTTTCCCACCAAAACCTACGAGTGGGAGGTGCCCGAAGGCGGCGCACCCATCGGCGAGTCCACTATCGCCTGTGCCGCACGTGAGCTGAAGGAAGAGGTCGGCCTCAGCGCCATCCACTACCAACCCATCCTCGAAATGCAGCTCTCCAACTGCGTCAGCACCGAGCTCACCGCCAGCTTCGTCGCCACCGGCATCACCCACGGCGAAGCTGAACCCGAAGAGACTGAACAACTCGCCGTACGCCGGCTGCCGCTGCGCGACGCATTCGAAATGGTCCATCGCGGCGACATCTGCGACGCAATGTCAGTCGCGTCTCTGCTACGCCTGGAACTGATGCTCGCCCGCGGTGAGATCGAGCTTGCCGGGGTTTGA
- a CDS encoding metal-dependent hydrolase encodes MDPISQVCFGAAAAGIASRKSSVRRALLIGGLAGALPDLDVLIKSSTDPLLTLQYHRHFTHAILFAPIIGVLVAALSLGLGKLLKREWSFRELFLFATLGALSHGLLDACTSYGTHLLLPFSNARISWDIISIIDPIFTLPLLVLLIIGAARKSPTIVRTSLAICLVYFGLGIVQRERAEARALELAESRGHVAEEVNARPSFANLVLWRTIYRYQGTYYVDAVWQPPFATPRLYEGESVDVVDDATLASLVPADSTHAYDIQRYKHFAQGALCFVDGDRNVLGDLRYAMLPNSIQPLWAIELTPDQPDQHVTQKHFRRTDTDADSPFASLWQMIRGQDIAE; translated from the coding sequence ATGGATCCAATCTCCCAAGTGTGCTTCGGTGCGGCTGCAGCAGGAATCGCCAGTCGCAAATCCTCAGTTCGTCGCGCATTGCTCATCGGCGGTCTCGCCGGCGCCCTGCCCGATCTGGACGTACTCATCAAATCGTCCACCGATCCACTGCTGACGCTGCAGTACCATCGCCACTTCACCCACGCCATTCTGTTCGCACCCATCATCGGAGTGCTGGTGGCGGCCCTCTCGCTAGGGCTCGGCAAACTGCTCAAACGCGAATGGAGCTTCCGCGAGCTGTTTCTGTTCGCCACCTTGGGCGCTCTTTCCCACGGACTACTCGATGCCTGTACCAGCTACGGCACCCATTTGCTGCTACCGTTTTCCAATGCCCGCATCTCGTGGGACATCATCTCGATTATCGATCCGATTTTCACCCTGCCATTGCTGGTGCTGTTGATCATCGGCGCCGCCCGCAAGAGCCCGACCATCGTCCGCACCTCGCTGGCAATCTGCCTGGTATATTTCGGGCTCGGGATTGTCCAACGCGAGCGCGCCGAAGCCCGTGCCTTGGAACTCGCAGAGTCCCGCGGCCACGTGGCAGAAGAGGTCAATGCCCGCCCGTCGTTCGCCAACCTCGTTCTCTGGCGCACCATCTACCGCTACCAAGGCACCTATTACGTCGATGCCGTGTGGCAGCCCCCATTCGCCACCCCACGCCTCTATGAAGGAGAATCGGTCGACGTCGTAGACGACGCCACACTCGCATCGCTGGTCCCTGCGGATTCCACCCACGCCTACGACATCCAACGCTACAAGCACTTCGCCCAGGGCGCGCTGTGCTTCGTCGACGGAGACCGCAACGTCCTCGGAGACCTCCGCTACGCCATGCTCCCCAACTCGATCCAACCACTCTGGGCCATCGAACTCACCCCGGACCAACCCGACCAACACGTCACCCAAAAACACTTCCGCCGCACCGATACCGACGCCGACTCACCATTCGCCTCGCTCTGGCAGATGATCCGAGGTCAGGATATCGCAGAGTAA
- a CDS encoding protein kinase domain-containing protein, whose translation MDLPQIPGYTIHSLMAHGACGDSHLATGPSGEACVVKVFKTMSINRRLLGETLERIASAGEMEGVLPVIDYDLDQRPPYLIEPLIGKVEGDVCASRSLYDYIGSEIASDTAWEWVLQLCRGVAGLHRLGLAHCNLKPGNVLVDEAGGGALFVSDYGQGWVHGIYQMDPSSSYLHAPPEQLLHPDGVDSGGGGRWDVYAFGVLAYRLLTGHFPRGHGAFSHLEKKLLARDPSVQSLTPAQVANALNEETNISWPSEAQSWAEQQRRRVIEYCLRLDPDERWIDLREVEREFLQVESEVDLRRERQRVIDYKHSMNGKLKTFRLAAAGFAGLFVLTAGSTLVYRHLYKDKSDALVQAEDDKAKALAAKDAEIAIREAEVERKISEARRTAAGAVAGQQALLGTLVKSQEQADLLFDLVMDKRPVQSPGFREYSDTVGELEKFYTEYLSQFESDEGMEVERARAMTKLAELSLAAGRNEQARERFSAAAGQWRPIVGAHPEDEDSRGRLAVVLLKLSRLEFQADDIDAARMSVDVAQNMLELLTKTNGGDVEYGKWLAESHVQKGLVMRQQGDVEAAIAEYRRAVELYRTLGDRTGDFNFRSDLAHSYIELGKLVRGTDNFEAALMIQKDALATLVEMNEERPELVHSKFEQARAFGEIAEIQLELGEIEEARKMKTKAVDLLRDALKEAPDQNGEELRFELAKHLSGLARALRDSGQSSNARRELDEAMKLFDELVDAHPEKSLYRYRRALAMWQSAEMISGQGQHSEARKINEKAVVELRRLLDEGGLAEDQKRQIEISLAYLFGDLAHISEVAKEREDAVGFFRKAEKQWSHIASQYGEDPMISDALVWCRRRLSDLSQ comes from the coding sequence ATGGATCTGCCCCAAATTCCCGGATACACGATTCACTCATTGATGGCTCATGGTGCGTGTGGTGATTCGCATCTGGCGACGGGTCCGTCGGGTGAGGCATGTGTGGTCAAGGTGTTCAAGACGATGTCGATCAACCGCCGCCTGCTGGGTGAGACGCTTGAGCGGATTGCTTCCGCCGGTGAGATGGAGGGCGTGCTTCCGGTGATCGATTACGATCTCGACCAGCGGCCGCCGTATTTGATCGAGCCGTTGATTGGCAAAGTGGAGGGGGACGTCTGCGCCAGTCGCTCGCTCTACGATTACATCGGTAGTGAAATCGCATCCGACACCGCGTGGGAATGGGTGTTGCAGTTGTGTCGGGGCGTGGCTGGGTTGCACCGGTTGGGCTTGGCGCATTGCAATTTGAAGCCGGGGAATGTGCTGGTGGACGAGGCCGGCGGTGGCGCATTGTTCGTCAGTGACTACGGCCAGGGATGGGTGCACGGGATTTACCAAATGGACCCGAGCAGCTCGTATCTGCATGCACCGCCTGAGCAATTGCTGCATCCCGATGGAGTGGACAGCGGGGGCGGTGGACGCTGGGACGTGTACGCGTTCGGAGTCTTGGCGTACCGGCTGTTGACCGGTCATTTTCCCCGTGGTCATGGAGCCTTCTCGCACTTGGAGAAGAAGCTGCTGGCGCGGGATCCGAGTGTGCAATCCTTGACGCCCGCTCAGGTCGCCAATGCCTTGAATGAGGAGACGAATATCTCGTGGCCGAGTGAGGCGCAGTCGTGGGCCGAACAACAACGCCGCCGAGTGATCGAATACTGCCTGCGCTTGGATCCTGATGAGCGCTGGATCGATCTGCGAGAGGTCGAGCGTGAGTTCCTCCAAGTGGAAAGCGAAGTCGACCTGCGCCGTGAGCGTCAGCGCGTGATCGACTACAAGCACTCGATGAATGGGAAGCTCAAAACCTTCCGTCTGGCAGCTGCCGGATTCGCCGGGTTGTTCGTGCTCACCGCGGGGTCGACTCTGGTTTACCGCCATCTATACAAGGACAAGAGCGACGCGCTGGTGCAGGCGGAGGACGACAAAGCCAAGGCGCTGGCGGCGAAAGATGCCGAGATTGCCATCCGCGAGGCAGAGGTGGAGCGCAAGATTTCAGAGGCTCGCCGAACTGCGGCGGGAGCGGTTGCGGGGCAGCAGGCTTTGTTGGGAACTTTGGTCAAATCTCAGGAACAGGCGGATTTGCTCTTCGATTTGGTAATGGACAAGCGGCCGGTGCAGTCACCTGGGTTCCGCGAGTACTCGGATACCGTGGGGGAGTTGGAAAAGTTCTACACCGAGTATTTGAGCCAGTTTGAGAGTGACGAGGGGATGGAGGTCGAGCGGGCTCGCGCCATGACCAAGTTGGCGGAGTTGTCTCTGGCGGCGGGGCGCAACGAGCAGGCCCGCGAGCGGTTCAGTGCGGCGGCTGGGCAGTGGCGTCCGATTGTCGGGGCTCATCCAGAGGACGAGGACTCGCGCGGTCGGTTGGCTGTGGTGTTGTTGAAGTTGTCGCGATTGGAGTTTCAGGCCGATGATATTGATGCGGCACGCATGAGTGTCGATGTGGCGCAAAACATGCTCGAGCTGTTGACCAAGACCAATGGAGGCGACGTCGAGTACGGGAAATGGCTCGCTGAGTCGCATGTCCAGAAGGGATTGGTGATGCGGCAGCAGGGAGACGTGGAAGCGGCGATTGCCGAGTACCGGCGGGCGGTTGAACTGTACCGCACACTGGGTGACCGCACCGGTGACTTCAACTTCCGCTCGGACTTGGCGCACAGCTATATCGAGCTGGGTAAGCTGGTGCGGGGAACGGATAATTTTGAGGCGGCTTTGATGATCCAGAAGGACGCGTTGGCGACTTTGGTCGAGATGAACGAGGAACGCCCGGAGTTGGTGCACTCGAAGTTTGAGCAAGCGCGCGCGTTCGGTGAGATTGCTGAGATTCAATTGGAGCTCGGTGAGATCGAGGAGGCGCGCAAGATGAAGACCAAAGCGGTGGATCTGTTGCGGGACGCGCTGAAGGAGGCTCCAGATCAGAATGGGGAGGAGCTGCGGTTTGAACTTGCCAAGCATCTGTCGGGATTGGCTCGGGCGCTGCGGGACAGTGGCCAGTCGAGCAATGCCCGCCGCGAGTTGGACGAAGCGATGAAGTTGTTCGACGAGCTGGTGGATGCGCATCCGGAAAAGTCGCTCTATCGCTACCGCCGGGCACTGGCGATGTGGCAATCCGCCGAGATGATCTCCGGCCAGGGGCAGCACTCGGAGGCCCGGAAGATTAACGAGAAAGCTGTGGTCGAATTGCGGCGCTTGCTGGATGAAGGCGGGCTTGCCGAGGATCAAAAGCGGCAGATTGAGATTTCGCTGGCTTATCTCTTCGGTGACTTGGCGCACATCTCCGAGGTTGCGAAGGAACGTGAGGACGCCGTCGGGTTCTTCCGCAAGGCGGAGAAGCAGTGGAGTCATATCGCGTCGCAGTACGGTGAGGATCCGATGATCAGCGATGCCCTGGTTTGGTGCCGCCGCCGCTTGAGCGATCTGTCGCAGTAG
- a CDS encoding ArsR/SmtB family transcription factor, whose protein sequence is MASILKVIKALSDPTRVRLCLLVENHSLTVAEIQTILGMGQSRISTQLAQLKQAHLVDDRRSGKNNFYTLHPDVDDMPTVRQLLEQSRDELEEWPNDAAALDLVLAKRRDKMRAHFDQLAGRFGRDYVPGRSWKGLAETLIKLMPPMVIADLGAGEGTLSQLLAQRAERVIAIDNSEAMVEYGDRLAKEHDLKNLEYRHGDIEHIPVEDNSVDLALFSQALHHAESPQRALREAFRIVKPGGRVVVLDLLQHQFEEARELHADLWLGFSEVELRAMLQKAGFTQIESSVVDREDEPPHYQTLLAIGNKA, encoded by the coding sequence ATGGCGTCAATCCTAAAAGTCATCAAAGCACTGAGCGACCCGACCCGCGTCCGATTGTGCTTACTCGTTGAAAATCACTCACTCACAGTGGCCGAGATCCAGACAATCCTCGGCATGGGACAGAGCCGGATTTCCACCCAACTCGCCCAACTCAAGCAGGCGCATTTGGTCGATGACCGCCGCAGCGGCAAGAATAACTTCTACACGCTCCACCCTGACGTCGATGACATGCCCACCGTGCGCCAACTGCTCGAGCAATCGCGCGATGAACTCGAGGAATGGCCTAACGACGCCGCAGCGCTCGACCTCGTCCTCGCCAAACGCCGTGATAAAATGCGCGCGCACTTCGACCAACTCGCCGGCAGGTTCGGCCGCGATTACGTCCCCGGCCGCTCGTGGAAGGGTCTGGCGGAAACCTTGATCAAACTGATGCCGCCAATGGTCATTGCTGACCTCGGCGCAGGAGAAGGCACGCTCAGCCAACTGCTCGCCCAGCGTGCTGAAAGGGTCATCGCAATCGACAACTCGGAAGCCATGGTCGAGTACGGAGACCGACTCGCCAAAGAACACGACCTCAAAAACCTCGAGTACCGCCACGGCGATATCGAGCACATCCCGGTAGAAGACAACTCCGTGGACCTGGCGCTTTTCAGCCAGGCGCTCCACCACGCCGAGTCCCCACAGCGCGCACTACGCGAAGCCTTCCGCATCGTCAAACCCGGCGGCCGCGTCGTCGTACTCGATCTGCTCCAGCATCAGTTCGAAGAAGCCCGCGAACTCCACGCGGACCTATGGCTCGGCTTTTCCGAAGTCGAACTCCGCGCCATGCTGCAAAAGGCCGGCTTCACGCAGATCGAATCCTCGGTCGTCGACCGCGAAGACGAACCTCCGCACTACCAGACGCTGCTGGCAATCGGCAACAAGGCGTAG
- a CDS encoding AI-2E family transporter: MTTESENHSHSAVRALVGVAALVVVLTGVKLAADFLIPILLAFFIAVLSFPMVRFLRVHRCPRWLAVIATLLVDFAVLVGIGFLFSSLAQDFQVRWELFYEERLRTMGNDSVAWAEDMLVKAGVEDASQRVTEIFNVDNVMSLAKSNVGLVAGKLAGFLQVTFIVLLLMVFMLTEGRAFSRKMPKLKGMNGPDFSQLGRSAKDIQKYLAIKTGVSMATGFFAWLLCFFLDLDFPLLWGIVAFAFNYIPAIGSIIAAIPPALLAVIQHGFPEAMVVLAGYLLINMVWGNLIEPTLMGQRFGISTLVVLLSVMFWGFIFGPVGMFLAVPLTMMVKVVLDNSKDLKWLSYLLEKESTTPRIAKVLANSVIEEQDQEAEDQSAPAGSKRKKPVSVTE; the protein is encoded by the coding sequence GTGACGACCGAATCTGAAAATCACTCCCACTCCGCAGTGCGCGCCTTGGTTGGTGTTGCCGCGCTGGTGGTGGTATTGACTGGGGTGAAGCTGGCGGCGGACTTTTTGATTCCGATCTTGCTGGCGTTTTTCATCGCGGTGCTGAGTTTCCCGATGGTGCGTTTTTTGCGGGTTCATCGCTGCCCGCGTTGGTTGGCGGTGATTGCCACCTTGTTGGTGGACTTCGCGGTGCTGGTGGGGATTGGATTTTTGTTCAGCAGTCTGGCGCAGGACTTCCAAGTGCGATGGGAGCTCTTCTACGAAGAACGTCTGCGCACAATGGGCAATGACTCCGTGGCGTGGGCCGAGGACATGCTGGTCAAGGCCGGGGTTGAAGATGCGAGCCAGCGGGTGACGGAGATTTTCAACGTGGACAACGTGATGTCGCTGGCCAAGTCCAACGTGGGCCTGGTGGCTGGCAAGCTTGCTGGGTTCCTGCAGGTGACCTTCATCGTGTTGTTGCTGATGGTCTTCATGTTGACTGAGGGGCGGGCGTTCTCGCGCAAGATGCCCAAGCTCAAAGGCATGAACGGACCGGATTTCAGCCAGCTTGGGCGGTCTGCCAAGGACATTCAGAAGTACCTGGCGATCAAGACTGGTGTCAGCATGGCGACTGGTTTCTTCGCTTGGTTGCTGTGCTTCTTCCTCGATTTGGACTTTCCGTTGCTGTGGGGGATCGTGGCGTTTGCGTTCAACTACATCCCGGCGATTGGATCGATCATCGCAGCGATTCCTCCGGCATTGCTGGCTGTGATTCAGCATGGGTTCCCCGAAGCAATGGTGGTGCTGGCGGGCTACCTTTTGATCAACATGGTCTGGGGGAACCTGATCGAGCCGACTCTGATGGGGCAGCGGTTTGGAATATCGACTCTGGTGGTGCTGCTTTCGGTGATGTTCTGGGGCTTTATTTTCGGGCCTGTCGGGATGTTCCTGGCGGTGCCGCTGACGATGATGGTCAAAGTGGTGCTCGATAACAGCAAGGACCTGAAGTGGCTGTCCTACCTGCTGGAGAAAGAGAGCACGACGCCGCGGATCGCCAAGGTGCTCGCCAATTCGGTGATCGAGGAACAGGATCAGGAAGCCGAAGATCAAAGTGCTCCTGCCGGCTCAAAGCGGAAGAAGCCGGTGAGTGTGACCGAGTAG
- the metK gene encoding methionine adenosyltransferase has translation MSEHYIFSSESVGEGHPDKVCDTISDAILDACLADDPKSRVACETFVKDNMVGVAGEITTNADVSYEDLVRDTVREIGYCEDAVGSEPDKYSYTCKFDADHLFFLNLLGKQSRDIAQGVDAEGADHKGTAEQGAGDQGIMYGYAVRETDELLPIPIAYAHRLGTNLRELRRGGNHGWLRPDAKTQLSVEYNGNTPTRIAAVVVSTMHAREIDTPEIREILKRDLILPTLPENLIDDRTEFLINPTGRFVVGGPEGDAGLTGRKIIVDTYGGAGRHGGGAFSGKDPSKVDRSAAYMCRWVAKNIVAAELADRVELQVAYAIGHPHPVSLQVDTFGTAHVDPAKIKKAVNEVFSFKPADIVSSLDLLRPIYGATTNYGHFGASSADLPWEQANKVDELRAVVG, from the coding sequence ATGTCTGAGCACTACATCTTCTCCTCTGAGTCGGTCGGCGAGGGGCATCCGGACAAAGTCTGCGATACCATCTCCGACGCCATCCTCGACGCCTGCCTGGCGGACGATCCGAAAAGCCGTGTGGCCTGTGAAACGTTCGTGAAGGACAACATGGTCGGAGTGGCTGGTGAGATCACCACAAATGCCGATGTCTCCTACGAAGATCTCGTGCGCGACACCGTGCGTGAGATTGGTTATTGCGAGGACGCGGTGGGCTCCGAGCCGGACAAGTACAGCTACACCTGTAAGTTCGACGCGGATCATCTCTTCTTCCTCAACCTGCTGGGCAAGCAGTCGCGTGATATCGCCCAGGGCGTGGACGCGGAAGGCGCGGATCACAAAGGCACCGCCGAGCAGGGTGCTGGTGACCAGGGCATCATGTACGGATACGCGGTGCGTGAGACCGACGAGTTGTTGCCGATTCCAATCGCCTACGCCCACCGTCTGGGGACCAACTTGCGCGAACTGCGCCGGGGTGGCAACCACGGGTGGCTGCGTCCGGATGCCAAGACCCAGCTTAGCGTGGAGTACAATGGCAACACGCCGACCCGTATCGCTGCGGTGGTGGTTTCGACGATGCACGCACGTGAGATCGATACGCCGGAGATCCGCGAGATCCTCAAGCGCGATTTGATTTTGCCGACCTTGCCGGAGAACCTGATCGATGACCGCACGGAGTTCCTGATCAACCCGACCGGACGATTCGTGGTCGGTGGCCCTGAGGGGGACGCTGGTCTGACCGGGCGCAAGATCATTGTGGACACCTACGGTGGTGCCGGCCGTCACGGTGGTGGTGCTTTCTCTGGTAAAGATCCATCGAAGGTGGACCGCTCGGCTGCTTACATGTGCCGCTGGGTGGCGAAGAACATCGTCGCCGCAGAGCTTGCGGACCGCGTTGAGTTGCAGGTTGCGTATGCGATCGGCCACCCGCATCCGGTGAGCTTGCAGGTGGACACTTTTGGCACCGCCCATGTGGATCCGGCCAAGATCAAGAAAGCGGTGAACGAGGTGTTCTCGTTCAAGCCTGCCGACATCGTCAGCTCGCTCGATCTGTTGCGCCCGATTTACGGAGCGACCACCAACTACGGCCACTTCGGTGCCTCCAGCGCGGATTTGCCATGGGAGCAGGCGAACAAAGTCGACGAGTTGCGGGCGGTTGTTGGTTAG
- a CDS encoding four helix bundle protein codes for MGLNKSHIMSLSTFEDLEVWRRASRLAVDVCVAYHESKNYALKDQLIRSSLSIPSNIAEGAERDADGDFKRFLRIAKGSCGELRTQLYIDQRTRESLGLPVPEALSSFISETREIAAMLQGLISSIDRRSNHSEN; via the coding sequence TTGGGGCTGAACAAATCGCACATCATGTCTTTGAGTACGTTCGAGGATCTGGAGGTTTGGAGACGCGCGTCCCGATTGGCGGTGGACGTCTGCGTTGCTTACCACGAGTCCAAGAATTACGCGCTCAAGGACCAGCTCATTCGCTCGTCGCTTTCGATCCCTTCCAATATAGCGGAAGGCGCGGAGCGCGATGCTGATGGGGATTTCAAACGATTTCTTCGTATCGCAAAGGGCTCGTGCGGAGAACTGAGAACGCAACTTTACATCGACCAGCGCACCCGGGAATCACTGGGACTCCCGGTTCCAGAGGCACTTTCTAGTTTCATCAGCGAAACCAGAGAAATCGCCGCCATGCTCCAAGGCTTGATCAGCAGCATCGATCGCCGCAGCAATCATTCTGAAAACTGA
- a CDS encoding protease complex subunit PrcB family protein, with the protein MKWILPLVALMAATPTLVSAGDAAAAPTSWSGQHSGVSKSDQVVVRSAESFAPLWQRIHRTVEPKPAVPNVDFDKSIVVAVFMGSRSSGGYSVQIGDPEVKNGKLIVPVHQKLPGGGPQTQVMTSPWTVRVLPVEDPNIEVTFKSKIALPRR; encoded by the coding sequence ATGAAATGGATCCTTCCGCTCGTCGCCCTGATGGCAGCCACCCCGACTCTGGTCAGTGCCGGGGACGCCGCAGCAGCCCCAACCAGTTGGTCCGGCCAACACTCCGGAGTCAGTAAAAGCGATCAAGTCGTGGTGCGCTCGGCCGAGTCCTTTGCCCCCCTTTGGCAGCGCATCCATCGCACCGTCGAACCAAAACCAGCTGTGCCCAATGTCGACTTCGACAAGTCGATCGTCGTCGCTGTCTTCATGGGATCCAGAAGCTCAGGTGGCTACTCGGTACAAATCGGAGACCCCGAAGTCAAAAACGGCAAACTGATTGTGCCCGTACATCAGAAGCTTCCGGGAGGCGGCCCACAAACACAGGTCATGACATCTCCTTGGACAGTGCGCGTACTCCCGGTGGAAGACCCGAACATCGAAGTGACCTTCAAATCGAAAATCGCGTTACCGCGCCGATAA
- a CDS encoding RNA methyltransferase — MGKLKQQYETDGYFGIGILHARNGTNIGTLWRTAYILGASYIFTIDRKYQKQSTDITQTWSRIPLFHYDDFDAFYDNLPRGCQLVGLELTDDSVPISEFVHPPRAVYLLGCENVGLPRKVLDRCHSVVSLPGNFSLNVAVAGSVVAYDRVNKIGGRLPERTDVAPEH, encoded by the coding sequence ATGGGAAAGCTCAAGCAACAATATGAGACCGATGGCTATTTCGGGATCGGTATCCTCCACGCCCGTAATGGGACCAACATCGGCACGCTGTGGCGTACGGCCTATATTCTCGGGGCGTCGTACATTTTCACCATCGACCGCAAATATCAGAAACAGTCGACGGACATCACGCAAACGTGGAGCCGGATCCCGCTTTTCCATTACGACGACTTTGATGCGTTTTACGACAACCTGCCGCGTGGCTGCCAGTTGGTCGGCTTGGAGCTGACGGATGACTCGGTGCCTATTTCTGAGTTCGTGCACCCTCCGCGAGCCGTGTATTTGCTAGGGTGCGAGAATGTCGGCTTGCCGCGCAAGGTGCTGGACCGTTGTCATTCGGTGGTTTCGCTGCCGGGCAACTTCAGCTTGAACGTGGCGGTGGCCGGGAGCGTGGTCGCCTACGACCGGGTGAACAAAATCGGCGGGCGGCTGCCGGAGCGCACCGATGTGGCGCCCGAGCACTGA
- the ahcY gene encoding adenosylhomocysteinase, which translates to MSTTTIPTDDYKVADITLADFGRKEIEIAEHEMPGLMATRAKYGPEKPLAGVRIMGSLHMTIQTAVLIETLVELGAEVRWVSCNIFSTQDHAAAAIAKAGVPVFAWKGETLEEYWWCTWQALVNRDGLGPQLIVDDGGDATLLIHKGYEMENGSDWVNQPASSEEEQVIKNLLKKIGAEQPGIFAKIVADWKGVSEETTTGVHRLYQMAKEGTLLVPAINVNDSVTKSKFDNLYGCRESLVDGIKRATDVMISGKVAVVCGYGDVGKGCAQALRGQGAQVVVTEVDPICALQAAMEGYRVLTVEDTLGWGDIYVTTTGNYDIIRLEHMEKMKDQAIVCNIGHFDNEIQIEKLNKAEGVVKTNIKPQVDKYTFPTGNSLYMLAEGRLVNLGCATGHPSFVMSNSFTNQTLAQIDLWKNKDKYQAGEVMVLPKYLDEEVARLHLEKIGCKLTKLSPEQAAYIGVEVEGPFKPEHYRY; encoded by the coding sequence ATGTCTACTACAACTATCCCAACCGACGACTACAAGGTCGCGGACATCACGCTTGCTGACTTTGGTCGCAAGGAAATTGAAATTGCCGAGCACGAGATGCCGGGCTTGATGGCGACACGCGCCAAGTACGGACCTGAGAAGCCGCTGGCCGGTGTGCGCATCATGGGCTCGCTGCACATGACCATCCAGACCGCTGTGTTGATCGAAACACTGGTCGAGCTGGGTGCCGAGGTGCGCTGGGTTTCGTGCAACATCTTCTCGACTCAGGATCACGCGGCGGCTGCCATTGCCAAAGCAGGTGTGCCTGTGTTCGCCTGGAAGGGCGAGACGCTTGAGGAATACTGGTGGTGCACGTGGCAGGCGCTCGTTAACCGCGATGGCCTCGGTCCTCAGTTGATCGTCGACGATGGTGGTGACGCGACATTGCTCATCCACAAAGGTTACGAGATGGAGAATGGCTCGGACTGGGTGAACCAGCCGGCCTCGAGCGAGGAAGAGCAGGTGATCAAGAACCTACTCAAGAAGATCGGCGCAGAGCAGCCAGGCATCTTCGCCAAGATCGTTGCCGACTGGAAGGGTGTGTCGGAAGAGACCACCACCGGTGTCCACCGTTTGTACCAGATGGCCAAAGAGGGAACCTTGCTCGTTCCTGCGATCAACGTGAACGACTCGGTGACCAAGTCGAAGTTCGACAACCTGTACGGTTGCCGTGAGTCGTTGGTCGACGGCATCAAGCGTGCGACCGACGTGATGATTTCCGGCAAGGTGGCCGTGGTTTGTGGATACGGTGACGTTGGCAAGGGCTGTGCCCAGGCGCTGCGTGGCCAGGGTGCCCAGGTCGTGGTGACCGAGGTCGACCCGATCTGCGCCCTGCAGGCTGCGATGGAAGGCTACCGCGTGCTGACTGTGGAAGACACACTCGGCTGGGGTGACATCTACGTGACCACCACCGGTAACTACGACATCATCCGTCTTGAGCACATGGAGAAGATGAAGGATCAGGCGATTGTTTGTAACATCGGCCACTTCGACAACGAGATCCAGATCGAGAAGCTCAACAAGGCGGAAGGCGTGGTGAAAACCAACATCAAGCCGCAGGTGGACAAGTACACGTTCCCAACGGGTAACAGCCTCTACATGCTGGCTGAAGGTCGCTTGGTGAACCTCGGCTGCGCTACCGGTCACCCAAGCTTCGTGATGAGCAACAGCTTCACCAACCAGACGCTGGCTCAGATCGACTTGTGGAAGAACAAGGACAAGTACCAGGCCGGCGAAGTGATGGTGCTGCCGAAGTACCTCGACGAAGAGGTGGCACGTCTCCACTTGGAGAAGATCGGCTGCAAGCTGACCAAGCTGAGCCCTGAGCAGGCTGCGTACATCGGCGTTGAAGTCGAAGGTCCGTTCAAGCCAGAGCACTACCGCTACTAA